The proteins below come from a single Anderseniella sp. Alg231-50 genomic window:
- a CDS encoding oxidoreductase: MPRDPRYDVLFEPVKVGPVTAKNRFYQVPHCTGMGWLRPNTLAAMRGVKAEGGWGVVNTEYCSIHPTSDDLPYPYASLWDASDIRAHAKMTGNVHEHGALAGVELWHGGSRSSNQFSRDVAIGVTSLPSASGVPFQSRAMDKQDIAQLRRWHRDAALRAREAEFDLVYVYAAHGYLLSHFLSAQTNHRTDEYGGNLRNRTRLCRELIEETKQAVGDKCAVAVRFAVDGLSDDNESRDMFSLMAEMPDLWDITVHDYSHEMGVSRFVGEASLEPLMSFVKSATTKPVVTVGRFTSPDTMVSHIRRGVSDFIGAARPSIADPFLPNKIADGRPEDIRECIGCNICYAGDGLGVPIRCTQNPAMGEEWRKGWHPETISAKQSNDKILVVGAGPAGLECARALGQRGYEVMLSEARRELGGRVTLEARLPGLSEWARVRDYRTQQLQAMANVQIFPESELSADDVALVEPDHVVIATGSSWRNDGLGRSNTAGISRLQAPSQIFTPDDIMAGRLPEGRVLVFDDDNYYMAAVVAELLNTANASVTYVTPENLVASFGAETAEQHGTQKRLIELGVDLVLAHNLHGFDGNEALLKCIYTERDRTVLADAIVMVTARSPNEALYRELLEGLAQGSAGPMKSVRRIGDCEAPAIIAAAVYAGHRYAREFDAGDASDNDVKRDGVET; this comes from the coding sequence ATGCCCCGCGATCCTCGCTATGACGTCCTGTTCGAGCCAGTGAAGGTTGGTCCGGTTACCGCAAAAAACCGGTTCTACCAGGTGCCGCATTGCACGGGCATGGGCTGGCTGCGCCCAAACACGCTGGCCGCCATGCGTGGTGTGAAGGCCGAGGGAGGCTGGGGTGTCGTCAATACCGAGTACTGCTCCATACACCCGACCTCCGATGACCTGCCCTACCCGTACGCAAGCCTGTGGGATGCCTCCGACATCAGGGCGCATGCGAAAATGACCGGTAACGTGCATGAGCACGGAGCACTGGCCGGTGTTGAGCTCTGGCACGGCGGCAGCCGCAGCAGCAATCAGTTCAGCCGCGATGTGGCAATTGGTGTGACCAGCCTGCCGTCGGCATCCGGAGTGCCGTTCCAGTCGCGGGCCATGGACAAGCAGGACATTGCACAGCTCCGGCGCTGGCACCGGGATGCGGCCCTGCGGGCGCGTGAGGCAGAGTTTGACCTGGTCTACGTTTATGCCGCTCACGGCTACCTCCTGTCACACTTCCTGTCGGCCCAAACCAATCACCGGACAGATGAATATGGCGGCAACTTGCGCAACCGGACCCGCCTGTGCCGCGAACTGATTGAAGAGACCAAACAAGCCGTCGGCGACAAGTGCGCTGTAGCAGTGCGCTTCGCCGTGGACGGGCTTTCAGACGATAATGAAAGCCGCGACATGTTTTCGCTGATGGCGGAAATGCCCGACCTGTGGGACATCACCGTCCATGATTATTCCCACGAGATGGGCGTTTCGCGCTTCGTCGGTGAAGCATCACTGGAACCGTTGATGTCGTTCGTGAAATCGGCAACCACCAAGCCGGTTGTCACCGTCGGCCGCTTTACCTCGCCCGACACCATGGTCAGTCATATCAGGCGCGGCGTTTCCGATTTCATCGGTGCAGCCCGGCCATCAATCGCGGACCCGTTCCTGCCTAACAAGATTGCAGACGGCAGGCCGGAAGACATTCGTGAATGCATCGGCTGCAATATCTGCTATGCGGGCGACGGTCTCGGCGTGCCGATCCGTTGTACCCAGAACCCGGCCATGGGCGAGGAATGGCGCAAGGGCTGGCATCCCGAAACCATCAGCGCGAAACAATCGAACGACAAGATACTGGTCGTCGGCGCCGGTCCCGCAGGGCTGGAATGCGCCCGTGCGCTGGGCCAGCGCGGCTACGAGGTCATGCTGTCAGAGGCGCGGCGCGAACTGGGCGGCAGGGTAACGCTGGAGGCCCGCCTGCCGGGATTGAGCGAGTGGGCGCGGGTCCGCGACTACAGGACCCAGCAACTGCAGGCCATGGCAAATGTACAGATCTTTCCGGAAAGCGAGTTGAGCGCCGATGACGTGGCGCTGGTCGAACCTGACCATGTTGTCATTGCGACCGGCTCGAGCTGGCGCAATGACGGACTTGGCCGGTCCAACACAGCCGGCATCTCCAGACTGCAGGCACCGTCACAGATATTCACACCGGACGACATCATGGCAGGTCGCCTGCCTGAAGGACGGGTGCTGGTGTTTGATGACGACAACTACTACATGGCTGCGGTCGTTGCTGAACTACTAAATACGGCCAATGCCTCCGTAACCTATGTAACGCCTGAAAATCTCGTCGCGTCATTTGGCGCCGAGACAGCGGAACAGCACGGTACGCAGAAACGGCTGATAGAACTGGGCGTCGATCTGGTCCTGGCTCATAATCTTCATGGCTTTGACGGCAATGAAGCTCTGCTCAAGTGCATCTACACCGAACGAGACCGCACAGTGCTGGCTGACGCGATCGTCATGGTCACGGCCCGGTCACCGAATGAGGCACTGTACCGGGAGTTGCTGGAAGGGCTTGCACAAGGCTCCGCCGGTCCGATGAAATCCGTCAGGCGTATCGGAGATTGCGAGGCACCCGCTATCATCGCAGCAGCGGTGTACGCCGGTCACAGATATGCGCGCGAATTCGATGCGGGCGATGCGAGCGATAACGATGTCAAGCGGGATGGCGTGGAGACCTGA
- a CDS encoding oxidoreductase, protein MSFKHLFTPHKIRACEFRNRIFSTAHQTILARDGVPGDDMVAYHETRARGGAGLIVMESSRPNSDEVSASYYLDSSTDDCIPGYRRVAEAVHRHDTRLFAQINHGGRITYAQDGMQRVAYAPSVVPDHRFHCMPREMSNDYVWFIIDAFARAAARMIEAGLDGVELTASHGMLIAQFLNPLTNHRSDEFGGTPENRFRMVAEMLKATRKAVGPDKVIGLRISAEEVEPDGLDEAAWLSICQRLNEEPELDYLSVTTGSMMGLAGSVHVVPPMQVEHAYLAPQAGAIKAQVRKSVFVAGRINQPQLAEQVLASNQADMCGMTRALISDPDMPAKARDGRIDDIRACIGCNQACIGHYHMGVRISCIQHPVTGRERELLPHPKTQTPRHVVVVGGGPAGMKAAAIAAERGHRVTLCEAAGQLGGQALLAQQLPGRAEFGGIVTNLNREMELAGVKVRLKCRADPAQMAALCPDAIIMATGATPYMPDVDIADDVQAVNAWQVLRGEVNPGASVVIADWRCDWVGLGLAEKLAREGSHVRLCVDGEMAGQNLQKYLRWHWIGTIRKLGVEIVPYARFFGAMGDTAFFMHTLSGEAIECADTDTLVVAQGHQPETGMETALRSIGVPVTLAGDCLSPRSAEEAVYEGMMAARSV, encoded by the coding sequence TTGTCGTTCAAACACCTTTTCACACCGCACAAGATAAGGGCTTGTGAATTTCGCAACCGCATATTCTCGACTGCGCACCAGACGATCCTGGCGCGCGATGGTGTTCCCGGCGACGACATGGTTGCCTATCATGAAACTCGAGCGCGTGGAGGTGCAGGCCTGATTGTCATGGAATCCTCGCGTCCGAACAGCGACGAGGTCTCCGCGTCCTATTATCTCGACTCAAGCACCGACGACTGCATTCCGGGGTACCGCAGGGTAGCGGAAGCCGTGCACCGCCATGACACCCGGCTTTTTGCGCAAATCAACCATGGCGGCCGCATCACCTATGCCCAGGACGGCATGCAGCGTGTCGCCTATGCTCCCTCGGTAGTGCCGGATCACCGGTTTCACTGCATGCCGCGCGAAATGTCCAACGACTATGTGTGGTTCATCATCGATGCGTTTGCCAGGGCGGCGGCGCGGATGATCGAGGCCGGGTTGGATGGGGTCGAGCTGACCGCAAGCCACGGCATGCTGATTGCGCAGTTTCTCAACCCGCTGACCAATCATCGCTCGGACGAGTTCGGCGGCACGCCGGAAAACCGGTTCAGGATGGTGGCGGAGATGTTGAAAGCGACACGCAAGGCGGTCGGTCCGGACAAGGTCATCGGCCTGCGGATTTCTGCAGAAGAAGTAGAACCGGACGGGCTCGATGAAGCCGCCTGGCTGAGCATTTGCCAGCGCCTCAACGAGGAACCTGAACTCGACTATCTGAGCGTGACGACAGGCTCGATGATGGGACTGGCCGGATCGGTGCACGTGGTGCCGCCAATGCAGGTCGAGCATGCCTACCTCGCACCCCAGGCCGGCGCGATCAAGGCCCAGGTGCGCAAGTCGGTTTTTGTGGCAGGCCGGATAAATCAGCCACAGCTCGCAGAACAGGTTCTGGCAAGCAACCAGGCCGATATGTGCGGCATGACCCGTGCCCTGATTTCCGACCCGGACATGCCAGCCAAGGCTCGCGACGGCCGGATAGACGACATACGAGCCTGCATAGGGTGCAACCAGGCATGTATCGGCCACTACCATATGGGCGTGAGAATTTCCTGCATCCAGCATCCTGTCACCGGACGCGAGCGTGAACTCCTGCCGCACCCGAAAACCCAAACGCCCCGGCATGTTGTCGTTGTGGGCGGCGGGCCGGCGGGAATGAAGGCGGCAGCCATTGCTGCGGAACGCGGCCATCGTGTCACGCTATGCGAGGCTGCCGGCCAGTTGGGCGGACAAGCCCTGCTTGCACAACAACTGCCCGGGCGCGCAGAGTTCGGCGGTATCGTCACCAACCTGAATCGCGAGATGGAGCTGGCCGGAGTAAAGGTCAGGCTGAAGTGCCGCGCTGATCCGGCACAGATGGCAGCGCTTTGCCCCGACGCGATCATCATGGCAACGGGTGCGACGCCGTACATGCCTGATGTGGACATTGCCGATGATGTCCAGGCGGTCAATGCGTGGCAGGTCCTCAGGGGCGAGGTCAATCCCGGCGCATCGGTCGTGATAGCCGACTGGCGCTGCGACTGGGTCGGGCTGGGCCTGGCGGAAAAGCTCGCGCGCGAAGGCTCGCATGTGCGTTTATGCGTCGACGGTGAAATGGCCGGACAGAACCTGCAAAAATACCTGCGCTGGCATTGGATCGGCACGATCCGGAAGCTGGGCGTGGAAATTGTTCCCTATGCACGGTTCTTCGGCGCTATGGGCGACACGGCCTTCTTCATGCATACCCTGTCGGGCGAAGCGATCGAGTGCGCGGATACGGATACGCTGGTCGTCGCTCAGGGACATCAACCGGAAACCGGAATGGAAACTGCATTGCGCTCGATCGGCGTACCGGTCACGCTTGCCGGAGACTGCCTCAGCCCGCGCTCGGCGGAAGAGGCCGTTTATGAAGGGATGATGGCCGCTCGCAGTGTATAA